In Melopsittacus undulatus isolate bMelUnd1 chromosome 6, bMelUnd1.mat.Z, whole genome shotgun sequence, the following proteins share a genomic window:
- the NCL gene encoding nucleolin, translating into MVKITKTPKNQIKQKKMAPPPKKVEESEEEESSELEESSGEEMIPLKKPQKVAVTPAKKAATPAKKAATPAKKAVTPAKKPVATPAKKAVAPLPKKAAVPAKGAKNGKNAKKDESEEEDEDEEEDDDEEDEEDDEESDEEEEPAMPVKPTAKKPAAVPAKKPAVVPVKQESEDDDEEEDDEEEEDDESEDEAMDTTPVQVKKPTPAKAAPVKSKADSEDEEDEEDDEEDEDEEEDEEDAEEESEDEKPVKEAPGKRKKEMANKSAPEAKKKKTDGPTSAFSIFVGNLVPTKDYDELKAGLKEFFGKKSIEVLDVRIGASKRFGYVDFSSAEDLDKALQLNGKKLMGSEVKLEKAKSKETMKENKKERDARTLFVKNLPYRLTEDEMREVFENAQEIRIVMNKEGNSKGMAYIEFKTEAEANKALEEKQGTEIDGRAMVIDFTGEKSHQDHQKGGGERESKTLIVNNLSYAASEETLQELFKKASSIKMPQTNQGRPKGYAFVEFPTTEDAKEALNSCNNTEIEGRTIRLEFSSPGWQKGNTNARGGFNQQSKTLFVRGLSEDTTEETLRESFEGSISARIVTDRDTGSSKGFGFVDFSSPEDAKAAKEAMEDGEIDGNKVILDFAKPKGEFQRGGGFGGGFGGRGGRGGGRGGRGGFGGRGGGRGFGGRGGGFRGGRGGGGGEHKPQGKKIKFE; encoded by the exons ATGGTGAAGATCACCAAG ACCCCAAAGAATCagatcaaacagaaaaaaatggctcCTCCCCCGAAAAAGGTCGAAGAAAGCGAGGAAGAGGAGTCCTCAGAGCTAGAGGAAAGCAGCGGAGAAGAG ATGATCCCTCTGAAGAAACCACAAAAAGTAGCAGTAACACCAGCCAAGAAGGCTGCCACCCCTGCAAAGAAGGCTGCAACTCCTGCGAAGAAGGCAGTTACACCTGCCAAAAAGCCTGTGGCTACTCCAGCTAAAAAGGCTGTTGCTCCATTACCAAAAAAAGCTGCTGTCCCAGCCAAGGGAGCAAAAAATGGCAAGAATGCTAAGAAGGATGAGagtgaggaggaagatgaagatgaggaggaagatgatgatgaggaagatgaggaagatGATGAGGAATCTG ATGAGGAAGAGGAACCAGCAATGCCTGTGAAGCCTACAGCCAAAAAGCCTGCAGCAGTCCCAGCCAAAAAACCTGCAGTTGTGCCAGTGAAGCAAGAATCtgaagatgatgatgaggaggaggatgatgaggaggaagaagatgatG AATCTGAAGATGAAGCCATGGACACAACCCCTGTTCAAGTGAAGAAGCCTACTCCAGCAAAGGCTGCACCAGTGAAGTCCAAGGCAGACTCTGAAgatgaggaagatgaagaggatgatgaggaagatgaggatgaagaggaggatgaagaggatgctgaggaggaaaGTGAGGATGAAA AACCTGTCAAGGAAGCAcctggaaagaggaagaaagaaatggcCAATAAAAGTGCACCAGAggccaagaaaaagaaaacagacg gGCCCACTTCAGCATTCTCCATCTTCGTGGGAAATTTGGTCCCCACCAAGGACTATGATGAACTGAAGGCTGGCCTCAAAGAATTCTTCGGGAAGAAGAGTATTGAAGTTTTAGATGTCAGAATTGGTGCTTCCAA GCGATTTGGTTATGTAGATTTTTCATCTGCTGAAGATCTGGATAAAGCTCTCCAACtgaatggaaagaaattaatgggTTCAGAAGTCAAACTGGAAAAAGCGAAGAGCAAGGAaactatgaaagaaaataagaaag AGAGAGATGCCAGAACACTGTTCGTGAAGAATCTACCCTACCGCTTAACTGAAGATGAAATGAGAGAGGTGTTTGAAAATGCACAAGAAATCCGAATAGTAATGAACAAGGAGGGGAACAGCAAAGG gatggcCTACATTGAGTTTAAAACAGAAGCTGAGGCAAACAAAGCTCTGGAGGAGAAGCAGGGCACAGAGATAGACGGTCGTGCCATGGTTATTGATTTCACTGGTGAGAAGAGCCATCAAGACCATCAGAAAG GAGGTGGAGAGAGAGAGTCAAAGACCTTAATTGTGAACAACCTCTCATACGCTGCTTCAGAAGAGACTCTCCAAGAACTGTTCAAGAAAGCTTCTTCCATCAAGATGCCACAGACCAACCAGGGCAGGCCAAAAGG GTACGCATTTGTAGAATTCCCCACCACTGAGGATGCCAAAGAGGCATTGAATTCCTGTAACAACACAGAGATTGAAGGCAGAACAATCAGACTGGAATTCAGTTCACCAGGGTGGCAGAAAGGGAACACAAATGCAAGAGGAGGATTTAATC aacaaagcaaaacattgtTTGTCAGAGGCCTTTCGGAGGACACCACAGAGGAGACGCTAAGAGAATCATTTGAAGGTTCTATAAGTGCTAGAATAGTCACAGACAGAGACACAGGATCATCTAAAGG GTTTGGGTTTGTGGACTTCAGCTCCCCAGAAGATGCCAAAGCAGCTAAAGAAGCCATGGAGGATGGAGAGATAGATGGAAACAAAGTGATCCTTGATTTTGCCAAGCCAAAGGGTGAATTTCAACGGGGTGGCGGATTTGGCGGTGGATTTGGCGGTCGTGGTGGCAGAGGAGGAGGCCGGGGAGGAAGAGGTGGATTTGGTGGCAGAGGTGGTGGCAGAGGATTTGGAG GTAGAGGAGGTGGCTTCcgaggaggcagaggaggaggtggtggagaGCACAAGCCACAAGGGAAGAAGATAAAGTTTGAATAa